DNA sequence from the Ctenopharyngodon idella isolate HZGC_01 chromosome 14, HZGC01, whole genome shotgun sequence genome:
tctttctgaatgaatcagtgtttttgaaagaaaccacctattttaacgattttgcagaaagagtcactgaaaaATCACTCATACACAGACTATACATCAGAATTAGAACCGACTCTGTGTGGTATTAAAAAAGATCAATACAACTGTCTTACggtacaatgtaaaataaaataaaaaataaaggagAAGAATAGCACACAGAGGAAATAACAAGAGACAGACAGGAAGGAATCTGAACTAACCACAATTCTCCTCATCTGCCTGATTCCCACAGTCATCCACGCCATTGCAGTGTAGTAGCTGAGGAAGACAGGTACTGAGGTTTCCACAGGGGAAGTAGCCCAGCGGGCAGTGAGCCTGATCCTCTGATACATTAAACATGGTCAGGACCACTTCACAAGAAACAAAGACAAAGGGGAAGAGAGAAATTGAGAATTATTTATTCAGTCTTGCACTGTTGCATTTGTCTGTTTCTTGTACTGTGAGGTGTAACgtctttttcaaaaatattaaagcatttttaaatttaattcatcGCGTTCAATCACGTTAACTTAAAATGGCCCCTTTTCCTACATATTTTCAAAGATATTACCTGAAGTCATCCAAATCTCCTTGAAAAACTTCTAAAATGCATACTGAAATATGACCACTTTGACGAATGAACATCACAAAATCACTGCATAGCTACTTTTCTCATGATTGATAAAAATCTAAGAAAGGATTTATTCTTATTCTTCACTCGATGTTTCAACACAACCGTTCTGTATGACTCAAATTACTGCAAGTCATTCTCAAAGCAACCTATATGAATATACATCTCAACAGAAGAAGTAGATGTGTGTCATTGTGAAGAATTGCTGTAGTGTAGCAAAAGCTCGGAGGCAGACCGTGCAGCGCAGAGCTATTTATCACGCAgtagctttctttctttctttgaatGGGAGTTAAGCAGCATAGGTCTAGGATGGATTTATACAACAGAGAGAATGTAGATATACTTCAAAAGCATCTTATTGATAAAAGCTGTGAAAAGTTTATAGATGATACACAACACTTAAGCATAACGGATGATTCTGCACAGCATATGTTATTCCTATCCactaaaatacaaaatgtattacaggtcatgattaataattaataaccaTTAtactataattattataaaaagctTATGAATGGGTGCCTATATATTGCGAAGTGTTCTATAACGTTtcaagtgtaaaataaaatgtcaccgcaaataataacaattaacaTGATCTTAATCAGATCCTAATTATGATATTTTCAACAAATAACATCATTTTGAAAGGTAACCCCTCCATGATATCATAAAATATTCCATTAAGATATTCTTGGGTTTCTAGTTAAACCAATAAATCAATATGCCATGATGCACTGCTTCTCATTGCATCAGTTCTATGTGCAAACCACACAAATGCTCATCCTGCTCAAATTGCTCTCTTAACTTTTCTTATTCAGGCAGTACAagtcaataaaaaaacatttctttgagGACCTGCAGCTGTATTGAGTGGTGCTTGGATCAAGAAAACGAGTTTTTCTACTTTTGAGTGCTTCTTATGATAAATCTCTCATCCTACAAATTGGAGAACATAGACTATAAGCAACAATTAAGATAAAACAAacatgttgttattattattgttattatacaAATCATACAGTAGATTCCAAATAGGTATTCAAATACACGCCTTTTTTGTACCACAGTGGGGACTTTCTATTgacttctatttttttttttatactaaatTCAAGATATTTCCTATCCACTGACCCTTAAACTTaacttttttgcatttttttttaaaaaagattttaattaaaacattgtttagtatgtttattcAGCTGGTTTTCCTTGTGGTGACCGTTGGCTGGCTCCCTCAATGTAGGCAAAACCTGACCTACTCACAGGCTACTTTTCACACTATATTATACtataaaaaaactattataggcctactataaaatgtttgatggatgaattaaaaatatccattattattatttttctatatatacatatataaatgtcTAATTTTTTACAAAAGTTTCAACACCGTTTAAACGATTCATTGACAACACGAACGTTATATTACAATAAGTTAGTCAGATTTGCGCTAaatatataaactcgcaaatcGCCTTTGCGTGAggaggtaaccatagcaacagcgGCTTGATATTGTCTGTATCGGAGGGCACGTTGACAATACAAGTGCTCTTCTAATAACCTTATAACTATGGATTTACATATCACAAAGTCTTTGgtgttttgttaaaaatgtcTTCAAAATAAAACGTACAAAGCGTCTCTAAGGCTGCAAGACGAACCTCAACCGAATGCACgagtaaaataactaaaaagtCGACCCTTGAAAGTAATTCGCACGTGGCTCAATGGATAAccgtaaaataaaattaattaatattcacCAGTAATCGACAATGTATCAAAAGCAACGGAATAATGCACGCTTCCACAAGAGGCAAAATTTGACAtgatttaaaactatttttgatAGTGAAAATTCACTGTTAATAGTGAAAGTTGATTTGAGTGTTAAACATCATGAAATCAGGCTGCTTTCTCTTCTAGAATGAATGAGGAAAACACCTGAAGCACAACAACTCACCCGACACTCCACACATCAAGATGCTGGCGATGTGAACTTGCATGGTAAAGGCGACTGAGAATGTGATATCCGACAACAGTTGAAACCCTCTATGTTCCCCTGACtgatatacatacatacatacacacacaaaacgaGTTTTGCAGTTCCTTGTTGCCAGCCTCctcaaacaaagaaaaagaaagttgtgTGCGAATTGCAGGATTTGGAAAGGTCTGACTGTTCCGCCGAGATGCTCAGTGCGCTCCTGTGCGCGCGCGGACTGGGTACTGAGTGCAGAGAGCGCACGCACATGCACAACGAACAGACACCTGGGGGAGGGACTTTGCAATGAACTACATCGCTTAACTTTAAATTTGAAAACAAGTGTAGGGGGTGATGCTTAATACATCTGTGCTGTTGGTAACCAAAATGTTCTCTGTTTAAATTCTCagacacattttaattaaactttgaaataaagctaaaactCTGTTAATTGGTAACAGTTTCCTTGTTATAcacgaaaaaaatgtaatagatctaaccttacatttaatatatatatatatgtgtgcgtgcgtgtgtgtgtgtgtgtgtgtgtgtgtaaacagttAACAGTTACAGTTTCTTGCtatacatgaaaaaaaatgtaatagatctaaccttacatttaatataatatatatgcctatatacagtgtgtgtgtgtgtgtatatatatatatatatatatatatataggcctatatatacaccgatcaggcataacattatgaccaccttcctaatattgtgttggtcccccttttgctgccaagacagccctgacctgtcgagacatggactccactagacccctgaaggtgtgctgtggtatctggcaccaagatgttagcagcagatcctttaagtcctgtaagttgcgaggtggggcttCCATAAATCGGACTtggattggattgagatctggggaatttggaggccaagtcaacacctcaaactcgttgttgtgcttcTGAAACCATTCTTGAACCATTTGTTGGATTGGACCACaagggccagccttcgctcccaacgtgcatcagtgagccttggccggccatgaccctgtcgccggttcaccactgttccttctttggaccacttttgatagatactgaccactgcagaccggaaacaccccacaagagctgcagttttggagatgctctgacccagttatCTAgtcatcacaatttggcccttgttaaactcgctcaaatccttacgcttacccattttttctgtttctcacatatcaactttgaggacaaaatgttcacttgctgcctaatatatcccaatCACTAAAAAGATGCCATGATGATtttgtacattagggttttatttCACATCTTATATTGTTAAATTAACGTTATAATATTTGTGTGCATGATATTTGTCTGCATAACATGTGCACCATATATTTATtagcatttacctcagcttgtggaaaagctatacttgtgatgaactttaATTCATCATGTGGCTTTTGTCTTTACCACCTGTGTTAATATGGTGGATgttaataaaaagtattttagacAATCTGCATAGCtacctgttttttttctgtaaaacgGCAGGATTTGTGCCCCTCCCTCAGTTGCTCTCAAAATGCTGTCAAGGCGACATTTTAGCAGGACGATCATGACTCACCACACTGTCTCTGCCCTGTAAGCACTGCCCTGTTCACCCACATCTACATGACATTTCCTTCATGAATGGCAGAATGGCAATGGCATAACACCCTGGATGAAGAAACACTGGGACAGCTTGTCCTTGTGCAACAGCCAGAATGTGACCTTCCTTCACACAGTCAAGTCCAGTTCTGGGTCACCAGCTCAGTGGGGAAACATTCCCATTTTCATGCCAGACAGTGGTGATCAAAGAGGACTATATTAAAGACACAGATGGAAGCCTTgtctgtaaaagaaaagaaaaaaaaaggttttcaaTTACCAAGAAGATTTCTTGATATCCATGATTATGGGTCTCTAATTGAATCACAACTCTTGCAGTGTTTCCAAGTCCGTGGTTTTGTTGCGctgacctggcaaccctgatctCTAGCTCCATTTCCCCAGAGTtttgctacacacacacacctagaGCTACACAGAGAAACATTATGAATCAATAGCTAATTTACAGTTAACGGCCTGAATAAGTTTACAGTGAGCTCTCTTTAACCTCCCTCTGCCTCATGACCCAGATACTCTGAGTGACTCCTACGACACAGACTTCTCATTATAGCAGATGATATCTCTTGTGTACTAAACAgacatgaatttaaaatatcatttttgctTATACTTTTTTGTTTATCATTTTGGCAAACAGTTGCTTGTTCACTGGGGACTagtgtacactctaaaaaaaaaagatggttctTTAGAAGTTATAGTAACAGTTCTATTTAGAACCATATATAATCCTGTAGAAACATTTTATGCTAAAATGCTTCTTTGTGTTAGAGTTTAGGGTTCTTTAttgctgactttttttttttttttttaaatctgtatcTGTAACATTTCTGTTAGCTTAACCATCCAACACAGACTGTAAATGCACTCTCAACTGGTACTTGATATTATTCTTAAAGTGTCTatagattttacattttcaaattgtAACTGGATTCCaatcatgactttttttttttcactttttttttaacagatcaTAAGTGTGAGCTGATCTGTTCAGTTGAGTAGCTTATActtctctcttcttctccacTTTGCTTTCAACATTGTGAAGAGCTCACATAGCTACTGCCCATTGACAATTGGCTACTAAACTCAAAAGTGCATCCACAAAAGACCGACATACTCATACTGAATGCATagacattatgggaagcgcgctagccatAGAGGATTTAAATTTTGTCGGCTAATGAAGAtctaagtttggtttgaagacgaaaaacatTCCCAGCACAATGTTTTCTCATCATTCCTTACACTTACTCAGCTCACTCAGCGTTCGgcgtggtcttgcggctgtcagagcagagcTCTACTTTACAACAGTtgaaataaactttaaatactaataaattataatttttttgcatgtttgtatTCTGTAGAATAAACACAATTTGTTCACTATTAAtagttacatttttgttttaaattacataattaattAAGTTTGGGAGATTGCATTTGTAACAAAATATGTTCCCGCCATACCTCAGAGAGGTATCAATGTAATTGCaacaatataacatttttaacacaaataaagtggctatattatgaatatagattttatttaacatgtacaattttattaaattgttttaaaaaatacatattttgtaatatttaagaaaaaagtaGTGTCCCCCAAATTCATGTCTGTGGTGTTACAACAATGGACTACTTCCTGTGTGTAAAGGTCATTGCAGATGCTGGTTAATCTGAGGGGTGCATGGTGAGtacattcttttttattaattttttaaaagttatctaAATTTCTGACAATTTCATGTGTCACACTTTATTAGTGTCTGTGGTGTTAACTTGCagaattttacatattttaatcaaaattttgataaatacatacttattaatatttccaAAATGTCCCCTGATCTTGAAATCATCATGATGGCAGCCTCCATTTGAGAAAAGTCTGGATTTAGGCTAATTTGTCTGTGGTGTTACTGTCTTTCCTGGTAACACCACAGACTCTAGTAACTCCACAGACAATATACAACCagaaatgttgtattttttaataaaacacatagGATATTTATAATCATATAATTGTATCTCTCTTGTCAGGTATGGCAAGATTAACTGATTAATTAACAAGATTAAGAGTCAAAACAGGGCACCTTGACTCCACCAGACACACCATCAAGTTCAGATAGTCCAAGGAGGATAATCAGCACATCCAGGTTAGGTTTTAGGATGGATAAAAGGGATCTTaactataaatcatattttgtatGTAAATAATTCAAATTGTATACTTAACCATTTGTAAGTGATGTCATGTGGCTTAATCGTATTTTGACatatttcaggaaaaaaaaatccatggaaaaaagaaaatacgcAGAGAGAGAAGGCCACTGAAAAAACTGCAACATAAACTTGAAATGGAGGGGGGAAAAGctgtaaaatacaaaacaaaatgtgccCGTCTAAAGAAGAAAATGCTGAAAATGAATCCTCAGAGCCccacaaccaaaacaataaacattctTAAGGGAAGCAATGCCTCATCactggtcaaaaaaaaaaaccccaaaaaaccCTTAGGTTTCACTTCTCTTAGTTTTTCTCTAAATGTTCTTTTATCAGAGTAGATACTTGTAATCCTACTCATGATGAATTTCATTATTTTGCTCAATAAACTTTTAATTGTTAAACCTTTTATGCTATATGAAGTCTGTGGTGTTATATTATGTCTGTGGTGTTACTTCAAAATGTATCTGAAATTTCTTTCCTTCAGAGCCATTTAATcttataatttaatgtttttagacTGTAAAGTGGTTTTAATCTTTTAGAATAAAGACTATAAAGGTAGCACAGGCCATTGTTCCTGCCTTTTTTGATGTATatccaaatttaaaaaaaaaaagaaaaaaaaaaaagaaacaatttttCTTTGGCAAAAATAGCGGACAAgctattaacatttatttaaaaaatgaaatttaaatgatCAATGAAACTGAGTCcttaaagtaattaattaatttattcattattaccTAAAGTTGCATATCCCTGCTCATTTTAGATCAAACCAAAATTTTCCTTCAAATATTGGTATCACCATAGACATAAGTGGTTGTTTCACCAGTGtttgattaaaattatttaaaaatcaaaatgttattAAGCTTCAATTTTAATGGATATAGcatattaaacttattttaaatgcaatacattttattaaaagaaaacaaacaagcatttttacagtttctGCCTCTCATTTGCCACCCCAATTGAAGAATGAcccatttaattaataatacattgCTTTCAAACATAGTTTATTACAACCCGGAGTAATTTACAACAACCATTAGGCTTATCCATGTTTAATATCTTTCTCGTTTCCCGTTGTAGCTCTATgtatttatattcattattataattttctttttctttttttttttttttaataatttgtggATCTTCCTCAACTGTCGTAAGTTTTGGTTTATCTTGCGCTGGCCAATATACAGTAGGTTTACTGACATCTACCGGCGTGAAAGCAGCATCGTCATGCAAAAACAAAGGTTTAACGGATGCGACTGTTAATGCGGTATTCATAGTGGCCcataatatatttattctgTGTGTTTCCTAGAATGGGCAGTTTGCGTGATCAACAGCATACAGTAGCACTGATATTACATAACATTCTGTGGCACgtactgtaatgatgggtcggcagagcggggatccatttgcaagctttattaagaacagtatttacacaggtagacaggggcaaaggcaggaacataaacagggacaggcaatggtcgaggcaggcggcagacaaacagtatcgggtcacaggcagagatcagggcaggcggcaaacaaacacagtccagtacacaggcaaggttcagggcaggcagcagagaatcacaaagaataaacaatccaaccggaAACCAGGagacagtccacaagaaaacgctcagtaatgatcaccacagcaaatcaagacttcgcaatgaggtggtgtgtgtgtaagtcctttatagtccaggtagtgtgctaagctgtatgtggcaactggtgattggtgtggagtgtgcatgtgattggcaaggaggattatgggaaatggagtccaggaactgacaggaacagacagtgatcgtgacataatgccccccttccggaaggcgcgtcctcacggcgtaaatggcacagatagggagggggggtgggtacattggagacctgttggcagacgggaacggggtctccaatgcaggtccaggaactcgggcagccatggcgggtcaggtgccacgggcagccacggcgggtcaggtgccacgggcagccacggcgggtcaggtgccacgggcagccacggcgggtcaggttcCAGGGgtagccacggcgggtcaggagtgtcgggaggccacggcaggtcaggtagcttgggcgcccacggcaggtcaggtggcttgggcaaccacggcaggtcaggtggcttgggcaaccacggcaggtcaggtggcttaggcggccacggtaggtcaggtggcttgggcgaccacggcaggtcagggtccgtagctggccacagcagttcacaggcggttgaaggccgtgggcgtgtaaggtccccacccgcaagctcaagcaattcggaggccgctgatgatcgcggccgtgcagggtccccacccacaagctccccaccctcaggtatatggccccccccaaaaaagttcttggggaattcaacggaggccgtggcggtttcgtgggtaaggagctcgggtggcgccggcagggcgaggagctcgggtggcgccggcagggcgaggagctcggttGGCGCCGGCAAGGCGAGGAGCTCGGCgccggcctccgtggccgtatcaggaagagcagattgctctgggacggcagcgggctgctctgggacggcagcgggctgctctgggacggcctccgggcctacagcgggctctgggaaggcctccgggccttgagggctggaggaagccttcttcctcctcctcctccgtttgcatggttgaggcggtggctctgtgcctacctcctcggtgggcgctgcagcgggctcacggggtggagcggactcactggctgggacgacccctatgttcccagacactggcggggcggccatcttgcccgtgggcactggcaaagcggccatcttgtccatagcatccagagagtttgagtgcgtagcaaccggcgagcttgagtgcgtagcaaccggcgagcttgagtgcgtagcaaccggcgagcttgagtgcgcagcaaccggcgagcttgagtgcgtagccaccggcgagcttgagtgcgaagcggccggcggaggcttaggaatgccagccgctcgtgctgaagtcagcggtggatcagccacactggaacgcaacccacaccgctcccaaacagatccagagacgtgatgtaGATCTAGAAGATCAGTGGAGATGGGACGTGACTCGGGAAGTTTAACTTGGACTTGACTTGGAATTGTAGTAgtggtggccgccattttgtgagtgTCATCTGGCGCGGCAGCCATTACACGACCAGACGAGGTGTCGcattcctccgcgacacccacagtaaaggGAGAGCCCACATTCAATAAAGCATAATCCAGAAACTGACTTAGAGATGAACGGGGTCCCTCacgaatgagttgttttttaaGTGGCTGGTTAAcaccctcacagaaaaagtctatcaGTACACAGTCTGGCAGATCTGAACCATATGCAACATCCAAATATTCTCTGATGTATTCCTCCAACGACCGGGTGCCCTGCTTGAgccataataataattgtgcaaTGTTCATACCGGGCCAGTGTTCTCCAGGAGAGCCGCTGGATCCAtgtgttggcgaagtcttctgtaatgatgggtcggcagagcggggatccatttgcaagctttattaagaacagtatttacacaggtagacaggggcaaaggcaggaacataaacagggacaggcaatgctcgaggcaggcggcagacaaacagtatcgggtcacaggcagagatcagggcaggcggcaaacaaacacagtccagtacacaggcaaggttcagggcaggcagcagagaatcacaaagaataaacaatccaaccggaAACCAGGagacagtccacaagaaaacgctcagtaatgatcaccacagcaaatcaagacttcgcaatgaggtggtgtgtgtgtaagtcctttatagtccaggtagtgtgctaagctgtatgtggcaactggtgattggtgtggagtgtgcatgtgattggcaaggaggattatgggaaatggagtccaggaactgacaggaacagacagtgatcgtgacacgTACTGTATGCCACTCAAATACAGATGTTCCACAATCTTACATATAGGCCTATTTGAAAAAAACAACCGATTTGTAAAAacgtttaatttatatattaaaaaaaattcacaattatGTCAGTATAAGCTCAACTCATCTGTCACTACTGGAGATGCCACAACATACGGCGTCATGTTCCACAACATTGTCAGTGGCACATGATGCAATCCATCGGCAACTATCTGCTAGTAAATCATGACAAACAAAACCGGACGTGCCACCGGATATGCCAAACAAGCAGAGATGGGcacaaatacatcaaaaagtattttgttacaaattacaaatacttgctcatcaaatatatttaagcaATCATTTGAAGAATTGCAGGAGGCTGTGCCAAtaagataaaagacatttagTAATAGTGGAGTTAGATACACATGTAAGAGAAAAGAGAAGTGCTTTCCTCTCCTTAACTTATAAAACAACATTCTCTAAACCTAACCAGACACTTAAAAATTACTGATATATAGGCATTAGCCAGGACTGAGTCTATTCACTTCAATTTATTCTTCATATTGTAAAACGTTTCATTTGAGAAGACAAAACTGACCTTCGACAGAGAAAACtcagtaataaaaacattatctttTACTGTATAGAttgatccttattaaagctactcaagttattcagtcaagagcagtgagtgatttttttattatctgaTTATCTGATGTCTTATTATCTGATTAAAAATAAGGATATAAACAGCAGCAGGTATgctaggctgctgtcactttaagacagaTACACGGATCCAAATATATTGATCCATATTTCTCCTAATTtcttatgttcacttaaagggctagttcacccaaaaatgaaaattaccccataatttactcatcctcaagccatcctaggtgtatatgactttcttctttcagacgaatacaattggagttttattaaataacatcctggctctcccaagctttataatggcagtgaatagaggatgacactttgaagcccaaaaaagtgcaaccatccatcataaaagataaccacacggctctggggggttaataaaggccttctgaagcaaagtgatgcatttgtgttagaaaaatattcatattttaaactttaaaaactaaaataattagcTTCCGACAGcctctcatcgcttcataacattaaggttgaaccactgcagtcacatggactattttaacaatatctttactacctttctgggccttgaaattggttatgacaTTGCTATTTATAGGGAGGTCAGAaatctctcggatttcatcaacaacatgtgtggaacaacatgagggtgggcaattaatgacagaaatttcatttttgggtgaagtaaccctttaagtttcttAACAAGCTGCTCACACATAggaaataaaaaagcaattatTACATGAAAACTCTTTCATACAGCGAGCCCCTTTAAAACTTTCATTATGTTTATAGAAACAAGTAGCTAATTAACATCACTAATCAGCTAGCAAGTAAATTCACAAGTCCTTGAGCAGCACAGATATTTGCTCTTTTCTTCTGTCATGTAATAACATTCAGTGAGCAATACCTGATAGAATATTTTACATACTTTACCAGTATGCACTGAGCACCAAAGCAGCttctttcattgttttttttttcttttcttttttttttctagttggATCCTACCATGGGCAGATTgttgctgccttcacgtgctctcggaattattgtaaataagAGTTTCCTAgataaaaattgcacatgaacgccctcccatttcAAAACTTGAATGCAATGaactcgtaatcacgacttcagaagtgggaattatcaaatttccgatagcacatgaaggcagcataagatttgggctgcgtctgaaaactggaaaatgctgccttcggaggacacatttcaaggtaggaaggcatcaaggcacgtccgaatccaatgttagcttcacttcctgtttcctgagataccttcatctgatcaatttttgaaggcagatgtccttcgctgcctttggtATTCCACAATCCAGTGCATTCCTTtcgtgacagttgagctagaaaaataaagatggcatccGAAAGTTGtgtttgctggtcagtttgtgtgtaaatgtacgtttttgaccaacattttccacttttgatgtcatttctagcgagaaattactactgtagtaattaaatatttggttagttctcaccaaagctcgtgctattttgctgtagatcattaaacggTTACGCTGCTTCAGaagtccgaaatcagtttcgtgaggtgccttcatgcacaaacgctgccttacaagtcattgcctgataaggcTATAGTTTGTTACCCTATTAACACtggtaatgttttttattattattattattagagcaTGAAtcatatttaagtattttaagtatttcaaatacaaaatacagtCTCTCAAagtttttaattacaaattacatctGTCATCAAATTAATGTCAGCAAAATACAAGTTACAAAATACTCAAAAGtgattatatacatattttaaatacatttaattaaaatactgccCATCTCTGTTAATAAGCACAGCGAGATGTGCCAGTGGCTTCTGTGCATGAGATGCCATGCTCCTACCTCTACTAGACCGTCTacgtgatccgatcgaccaaaacacatcttaatacaaGGTGTAAATAGGGCCCAAAATGCACACATAATGATGGATGTAAAGAC
Encoded proteins:
- the LOC127494877 gene encoding uncharacterized protein LOC127494877; translated protein: MDPRSADPSLQKTSPTHGSSGSPGEHWPGMNIAQLLLWLKQGTRSLEEYIREYLDVAYGSDLPDCVLIDFFCEGVNQPLKKQLIREGPRSSLSQFLDYALLNVGSPFTVGVAEECDTSSGRVMAAAPDDTHKMAATTTTIPSQVQVKLPESRPISTDLLDLHHVSGSVWERCGLRSSVADPPLTSARAAGIPKPPPAASHSSSPVATHSSSPVAAHSSSPVATHSSSPVATHSSSPVATHSNSLDAMDKMAALPVPTGKMAAPPVSGNIGVVPASESAPPREPAAAPTEEVGTEPPPQPCKRRRRRKKASSSPQGPEAFPEPAVGPEAVPEQPAAVPEQPAAVPEQSALPDTATEAGAELLALPAPTELLALPAPPELLALPAPPELLTHETATASVEFPKNFFGGGHIPEGGELVGGDPARPRSSAASELLELAGGDLTRPRLPKPPDLPWLPKPPDLPWAPKLPDLPWPPDTPDPPWLPLEPDPPWLPVAPDPPWLPVAPDPPWLPVAPDPPWLPEFLDLHWRPRSRLPTGLQCTHPPSLSVPFTP